Sequence from the Deltaproteobacteria bacterium genome:
ACTTCGCTGAGCGCACGCGGCACGTCCGGAAAGAGGTGCAGTGCACCGCAGCAGTTCACGAGGTCGAAATGCTCTGGCGCGAAGGGAAGGCTCAGCGCCGTTGCGTGCACCAGCAAGAGGTTCCGCAGCCCCTCTTCGCGGGCGCGGCGGCTGGCGTAACGAAGCATGGGAAGGGACAGGTCCAGGCCCACGACACGGCCCGCACGGACCTCGCGGGCGAAGGGGCGGGCGTAGATGCCCGGACCGCAGGCGAGGTCGAGGATCGTCTCCGCGCCCTTGAGCTCCGCTGCGCGGACGATCAGTTCCTGTTCATGCTGGAACGAGATCCCGAGCACGAAGGCGACGTGCGGGCCGCGCCGCCATAATCGGCTCTCGTAGATGCGGACGATCGGCTCCGCTTCCATCGACATCTGCGCCAGGCTGCGCCGCATCGATGTGCCCGGCAGAAGGTCGACGATTCCGTCTGACACGGGGTACGAGGACGAACACGTGTCGCACCGCATCTCCCGACCGCCTGCGGGGTTCGCGGCGAGGAATCCCCGCTCGCACTGCGGGCAGCGCACTTCGCCACCGGTGACGTCGACCGCGGGCACGCGCAGCTCCGACATCCGCGACCTCACACCTCGCCCACGACGACGTTGACGGTCTTAGGGGCGAGGGACCCGAATGGAGAGATCCGCATGCGGCCGTCTGCGTAATGACGTGTT
This genomic interval carries:
- a CDS encoding methyltransferase domain-containing protein, with protein sequence MSELRVPAVDVTGGEVRCPQCERGFLAANPAGGREMRCDTCSSSYPVSDGIVDLLPGTSMRRSLAQMSMEAEPIVRIYESRLWRRGPHVAFVLGISFQHEQELIVRAAELKGAETILDLACGPGIYARPFAREVRAGRVVGLDLSLPMLRYASRRAREEGLRNLLLVHATALSLPFAPEHFDLVNCCGALHLFPDVPRALSEVHRVLKPGGRFTLAAFRRSDGRVATLRASVRRRLYGIDAFSPRELKSRLRAAGLGEVQCHHDRAAWLIMSARKVS